GCCCGGCTCGTCGAGCGGGGCGCCGGCCGCGAACACGTGGCAGGTGTCGAGGCAGACCCCGACACGCGGGTGCCGGTCGACGGCGTCGAGGTAGGCCGGCAGGTCGTCCACGCCCGCGCAGAGCGACCGGCCCTGGCCGGCGGTGGGCTCGAGGAGCAGCCACGGGCCGTCCTCGCCGAGCGCGTCGAGCACGGGCATCAGCCCCTCGCGCACCTGGCGCAGGGCCGCGGCGTACCGCTCGTCGGCCCGCTCCGGGTCCATCTCCACGAACGAGCCCGTGTGCACGACGACGCCCTCGGCGCCGATGCGGGCCGCCCGCTCCAGGTTGTGGGCGACGACGGCCACCGAGCGCTCGTACGTCGCGGGGGTGGGCGAGCCGAGGTTCACCAGGTACGGCGTGTGGACGAACGTGCGGAGGCCCGCGTCGCGGGCGCCGTCGGCGAAACCGGCGTCGACACGGGGGTCGCCCGGGGTGAGGGACCAGCCCCGCGGGTTGCCGACGAAGACCTGGACGGCCTCGCAGCCGAGCTCCTGGGCCGTGCGGAGGGCGCCGTCACGGAGGTTCCTGCCCACGGGCACGTGGGTTCCG
This Nocardioides alkalitolerans DNA region includes the following protein-coding sequences:
- a CDS encoding deoxyribonuclease IV, whose protein sequence is MRNPVGTHVPVGRNLRDGALRTAQELGCEAVQVFVGNPRGWSLTPGDPRVDAGFADGARDAGLRTFVHTPYLVNLGSPTPATYERSVAVVAHNLERAARIGAEGVVVHTGSFVEMDPERADERYAAALRQVREGLMPVLDALGEDGPWLLLEPTAGQGRSLCAGVDDLPAYLDAVDRHPRVGVCLDTCHVFAAGAPLDEPGGATATLDRLVEVAGEGRLRLVHANDSLDVRGSLRDRHEKIGQGHIGLGAFEELFRHPATEGVPFVLETPGSRDADDPDLPLLKKLREAAAEPEGDG